The DNA sequence GGCCAGTTCGGTTTTGTTACGCCAGACGGCCGGGGTCAACGCTTGAGTCGGGTCGGCTCCTCGCTCGAGAAGCAGCGCAAACACTTCACGCTGCCCCGACGCGACGGCAAAATAAACGGCGTCGACATCGTGCCCCCAACTCCTCACCCGCGCCGCTATCTCAGCGTCCCGATCCAGCAATAGCGTGGCGACTCGAAGCAAATCGCTTTGGATCTTTTTGTTTGTCGCGCCCAGACGAGACCCGGCCGAGCAATGAAGAGCGGTCAGGCCGCCCGGATCGCACGCTTTCGCGAAGCCGGGCTCCTTACTGAGAGCCGATTCAACGTAGCGAATATCGCCAAGCGCAGCCGCTACAAATCCGTCGATCACGGCTCCTGCTTGCCGCAGCGCTTCGACGTAAGCCGCTTCGCCCACGAACGCCGCGGTGATGATCGCGCGAGTGGCGGGCCAGCCGCCGAGTTGCTCCGGGTCAGCTCCCTTGGCGAGCATCCATTTCAACAGAGCTAGTCGTTGGGGCAAAGCGGTTCCCTCTTCTGCGTGAGGCTTTTCTTGAATCAGCGCGTGTAGCGGCCGGTAATTTCGCCAGTTCGCGTTCAGGTCCGCTCCGTTCTCTAGGAGAAGCTCGAGCGCCTTGGCCCAACCCAGTTGAGCCGCTTCCCCGATCGCCTGCGCAGACCGCGCGGTTTCGGGGTT is a window from the Acidobacteriota bacterium genome containing:
- a CDS encoding ankyrin repeat domain-containing protein, with the translated sequence MPSHKTLIECLRSGDLAEVKAFLRSNPETARSAQAIGEAAQLGWAKALELLLENGADLNANWRNYRPLHALIQEKPHAEEGTALPQRLALLKWMLAKGADPEQLGGWPATRAIITAAFVGEAAYVEALRQAGAVIDGFVAAALGDIRYVESALSKEPGFAKACDPGGLTALHCSAGSRLGATNKKIQSDLLRVATLLLDRDAEIAARVRSWGHDVDAVYFAVASGQREVFALLLERGADPTQALTPAVWRNKTELAELALRRGAKLDRAIDEGKPLLNQMIRWGQFKQALWMLERGASPNVADEQGWTAVHQAVSRGNEKVLKALLDAGGDSSRQDNEGNTPLELAQAKRRPKIVALLGG